The DNA segment GCCGTGCCGGTCGCAGGCCGCCACCAGGGCGCGGGGGACGGTGTCGTGCACCGGCGCGATGCCGAAGCCGAGGGCGGCGGCACCGGCGGCGACGGTGCGGGCGGCGTAGCCGTCGAGGTAGCCGTCGAGGGCGGCGGCGGCCTCCTGGCCCGCGCCCCTCCCCACTTCGGCGAGGTGCACCCCCGCCGTCAGCAGCATCTCGCCGCCCAGGAGGTACGGGACCGGGTCGGCCATCTCGGAGGTGTGCACCCAGTGGATCGCGACGCCCTCGCGGGGGCCGGCGAGCTGGCGCAGGCCCAGGTCCGTACGGGCGAGGAGGGTCGCGAGCGGCACCGGCGGGGTGGACGGCGGCGGCAGAGGGGGCGGCATGTGCGGACCATCCACATCGGGGAGTGGTGAATGGAGGAAACGTACACTTCAGCGTCGCCTTCGCGCCTCCTAGGGTCAACCCCCGAGGCGCGGCGCCCGGACGGGACCCCCGCTCGCCGGGCGCCCGCCGCCTCACCCCCGCACACCCACACCCCGCACCCCCCACATCCCCTCGCTTTTCCCCCCTCGGCGCAGTTGGAAGGGATGGCCCATGGCTGTCGACTATGCGGTGATCGTGCTCTATTTGGCCGGAATGCTCGCCATGGGCTGGTGGGGGATGCGGCGCGCGAAATCCAAGAGCGACTTCCTGGTCGCGGGCCGCCGCCTCGGCCCCGTCATGTACTCGGGCACCATGGCCGCGATCGTCCTCGGCGGCGCCTCCACCATCGGCGGCGTGGGGCTCGGCTACCAGTACGGCCTGTCCGGCGCCTGGATGGTCTTCACCATCGGCCTGGGGCTGCTGGCGCTGAGCGTCTTCTTCTCGGCGCGGATCGCCCGGCTGAAGGTCTACACGGTCTCCGAGATGCTGGACCTGCGCTACGGCGGCTCCGCCGGGCTCATCTCCGGCGTGGTGATGTGGGCGTACACGCTGATGCTGGCGGTGACCTCGACCATCGCCTACGCGACCATCTTCGATGTGCTCTTCGGCATGGACCGCACGCTGTCGATCGTCCTCGGCGGGGCGATCGTCGTCGCGTACTCCACGCTCGGCGGGATGTGGTCGATCACCCTCACCGACATGGTCCAGTTCGTCGTCAAGACGATCGGTGTGCTGCTGCTCCTGCTGCCCATCGCCGTCGTCAAGGCGGGCGGCTTCGCCGAGATGAAGGCGCGGCTGCCGCACGACTACTTCGCGCCGCTCGGCATCGGCGGGCAGACGGTCTTCACCTACGTCCTGATCTACTCCTTCGGCATGCTGATCGGGCAGGACATCTGGCAGCGGGTGTTCACCGCGCGCGGCGACAGGGTGGCGCGCCTCGGCGGCACCGCGGCCGGTACGTACTGCCTGGCCTACGCGCTGGCCGGCGCGGTCATCGGCACCGCCGCCAAGGTGCTCTACCCGCACCTGGGCAGCCCGGACGACGCCTTCGCGACGATCGTCAAGGACGCGCTGCCGGTGGGCGTGCGCGGGCTGGTGCTGGCGGCGGCGCTGTCCGCGGTGATGTCCACGTCCTCGGGCGCGCTGATCGCCTGTGCCACGGTCGCCAACAACGACATCTGGGCCCGGGTGAAGGGCGCCGTGGCGTCGCGGCGGCGCACGGCCGCGGGCGGGGCCGGCGACGGCGGTGCGGAGCCCGGCACGGAGCGGGCCGGGGACGGCGCCGGAGACGGTGAGGGGGCCGGGGCACACGACGAGGTGCGTGGCAATCGCGTCTTCATCCTCCTCATGGGCCTCGCGGTCATCGTCATCGCGATCGCGCTCAACAATGTCGTCGAGGCGCTCACCCTCGCCTACAACGTCCTGGTCGGCGGCCTGTTGGTGCCCATCCTCGGCGGGCTGCTGTGGAA comes from the Streptomyces angustmyceticus genome and includes:
- a CDS encoding sodium:solute symporter, encoding MAVDYAVIVLYLAGMLAMGWWGMRRAKSKSDFLVAGRRLGPVMYSGTMAAIVLGGASTIGGVGLGYQYGLSGAWMVFTIGLGLLALSVFFSARIARLKVYTVSEMLDLRYGGSAGLISGVVMWAYTLMLAVTSTIAYATIFDVLFGMDRTLSIVLGGAIVVAYSTLGGMWSITLTDMVQFVVKTIGVLLLLLPIAVVKAGGFAEMKARLPHDYFAPLGIGGQTVFTYVLIYSFGMLIGQDIWQRVFTARGDRVARLGGTAAGTYCLAYALAGAVIGTAAKVLYPHLGSPDDAFATIVKDALPVGVRGLVLAAALSAVMSTSSGALIACATVANNDIWARVKGAVASRRRTAAGGAGDGGAEPGTERAGDGAGDGEGAGAHDEVRGNRVFILLMGLAVIVIAIALNNVVEALTLAYNVLVGGLLVPILGGLLWKRGTAAGALASVAVGGLTVVALMVSLGVLANEPIYYGLITSLVAYVVVSLCTRPTDPAVLDAWRARIAGRADGGRASASSAAAEAGPEAEADDEPEGDTAGAVAMELKPPFAVRRA